From the Ammospiza caudacuta isolate bAmmCau1 chromosome 1, bAmmCau1.pri, whole genome shotgun sequence genome, the window TAGGTATTccctttggtttttttaaactagtTCAAATTGCTAGTTGAACAGAAAAACATTATTCAAGGTCAAATCTAAAACTTAAGAGCAGGGTAAAAAAAAGGTACATAGTTCTTTAAGACTTGGGGTTGTTTGTCTTGACAGCAAACCTACAGGTtcagacattttattttcctattctTCCTTTTGCAGActggaaaaaaggcattttatgTTGGAGATCTTGGAAAGCTTGTAAGGAATAACATGCAATGGCAGAACGTGATGGCACCAATAAAGCCATTTTACCCTGTAAAATGCAATTCTACTCCAGGTGTACTCGAAATTCTGGGGACCCTTGGTGTTGGTTTTGCATGTTCCAGTAAAGTaagttttccttgcctgtgtgccttattttctttcatatgtCTGCTGGTGTAAATTCATCTCTTTGGTGCCAGGTGCCatgtttataaataaaatttgaacTGTGAATTCATTTGTAACTGGCTGTTGAAAATCTGTACTTCTGCCCTAGAAGCAGTAGATAGTTTTCACTTTAGTGGGGTAATAGAGCACACCTaataaaaattcaggaaagatGATGCTGTGCACTTTGTCAAACTCTGGTATGCTCCTGCTTTTCAGTCTGAAATGGCATTGGTACAAGACCTGGGCATTTCTCCTGAAAACATCATCTACACAAACCCTTGCAAGCAAGCCTCTCAGATCAAgtatgcagcaaaagctgggATAAACATCATGACTTGTGACAATGACATTGAGCTGAAGAAAATTTCACGTAACCATCCAAATGCCAAGTAAGTGTCAAAATCCtagttttgcttttattgtgGGGGGAACTTTTTGCCTGTATTCTGGGTGGCTTGAGTTGCAAGCAAAGTACATGGCTTCTTTAGTACAAATCACTTGTATCTGTTCTTCTTCTGTCTCCTTTGAAAATAGCTTTTTTGCATCTTTTCCTACTGAGTCTTGGCTTCCTAATACAATGGCCCTTGGTTTGGGAGAAATCTTGGgagaaagttatttttttagGGCAATCTTCATGTAAAGGTTTCAGGGATTAAAGTTCAGAAGGCTAGTATTTCATCACCTGCAAATAAcatcttcctcctgctctgttttGGCTTCAGTGTTATCTTGCAGGGAGTTGTATGTGGATATTAGTGGCTCTGGCTGAAGTCAGGGCTGAGCTACCAGCAAATGACTGTGTGCATTGGATCCCACCTGGGGTTTGGGCACACTCTGCAGGTCTATTAAATACACTTACAGGCATTTCCACATAATTAAGACagtgagaatttttttcagtCACTTTGATATtagctcagctgctctgtagAAAAGTGGTCAAAGCTGATAATCTAGCTGTTAAATATGGCAACTTTATTGCTGGCAATGTATAATGGTCTCTTGGACTGACTGGCACTCCTGTCATTTCACATCACATCCCTCACATATGAATGCTTTAGCTTTGGGCCATTCCTTTAAGAAATATGGAGCCAGAGTGAAGTGGATGTTACAGCGAGCCTAAGTGAATGTTACAGTGCTTTGCAGTGATTGAAGATATAGCTTTCCATAAATGTCACTGGAGAAACTGAATTCCTGATATCCTTAACAAATTCCTTGGTTCTGAACAGTCACGATTAAAGTATTGTGTCGTCTTCCAAAACTGTGACttgttttggtgctttttttggggggtggtggtATTTGAGACAGTTTTATTCCTTGTTCAAGACTCAAGATTTAATATGGCTGTTGCTGGTGATTATACTTCATCCTCATGGAAGTCTGTCTGTGCTTTGCATACTGGAGAGAAATTTCTGTGCAAAAATGTTATGCGTGATAAGTAAACGTTTCTGtaactgctggccctgctctaTACTTAATGGATTCGAAAGCCTTGGCAATGCTAAAACTGACTGTTAAACCATTAGTGTTTTACCAGTTATTCACTGGTGCCTTTAGAGTTTTGTTAGTTTTTATGTTGATTTATTTCCATGATTCTAACAAACTCTTAGATTTCTAGAAGTCAGATTTAGTGGGTTTTGGTTGAAAATACCTTGATTCACATAAATGCTGCTAGAACAATTTGTCAATTTAACATTGGATGTCTTAAGGAAGGAGGGGTTTTGACTAATCTTAATATGAGGTTACAAATCATAGTATGGATTTGAATTTTTCTATTACATTTTAAAGAGTTTGACTTGTAACAGTTTTTTGCTTCAGTTAGCACATTTTTCCAAATGCTTCACAGACTATTGTTTGACTGCAGATTTTTTGAACATAATTTTCTGTGCTAGTGAGaagcaggaaaggaaatgctCATCAGTTTCTCAAGATGAAATGGTATAAATTAACAAGGATTGCAGGGCAAACCGTTTGAGAACTTAGGACCTTTTGCTCTTTAGAAAATGCATGTTAAACACACCAGGAAACATTTGGAAAGTACTTGTAGAAGTCATGGTAGATGTTAAGCCAGGTGTAGTGGCCAGGCTGAGTTCTGTTTGTTGCCTGTCTTGTAAAGAGCTGTTTCACTCCATGTGCAGAGTTTCTTCCACTCATTTACACTCCCCATCCTGGTTATCTGCAATGTGCTCTGCCCAGTCTACATGTATGCCATGACACCACCTCTGTTTAGTTTACTGGATGACTAAATTTACTTGATCTTATGGGGGTGTGGCTTTCTCAGTGGACAGCAGTTTGAAtttgggtggtttgggggtATGTCTCTAGAGGTTTGGATGTGACCATGCCTTTGCCTCTCAAATGTTACTTTAACTTAGAGACAGGTCAGCATTGGCACTGCAGTTTGCCAAACCTACCCAAAATGAGGCTTTGACCAGACAGAGGAAGGTGTTGCACTGCATGAGAATGTAAGAAATGGTacctgctgcctctgtgccccACAGTGTCCTGGAagaaggggcagggaatggtCTGACCACCCTACCCCCTGATCCTGAGTCCATGTGCTCAGCCACAAGGGGAGGTTATGTGATATGGCCAGGGTGTGCTTGCTTTCAGCCTGGATGCTGAGTTTAACTAAATCTGATACATGTCTGACTGAAGGGGAacctctgggctggggaggggtaCAGAGATGGGAAAAATCATCTTAGTCTTACTGATGTTATGAGGAACTATGCTTTATTAGAAGGTAACATTATTTTCTATTACAGCACTCAACAGACTCTTGCTGCTGCAAGAGTCTTAGTTGCTGCATTTCGAAATCCCTTGTCCTTGTTGGCTCCATGTTTTAGCCCCTAATTGCTAGTTTTTTCTCTGTACAGGATTGTTATTATTAGGTTGCCTTGATTCATCCATCGATGGAGCTGGAGTACTGACAACATAATCAACACACTTCTGACAATCTTCAGGCTTCACATGTGCTGATGATGTAAACCAACTGCCCCAATCATCTTCCCCTTCTCTTAGGCTCTTACTGCACATTGCCACAGAAGACATTACTGCTGGTGAGGAGATGAATATGAAGTTTGGCACCACCCTGAAGAACTGTAGGCACCTTATGGAATGTGCTAAGGAGCTGGGAGTCCAAATAGTTGGTGTCAAGTGAGTAACTTCATTGTCCTCTGCTGGCTGAGTAGATATTTGTATGAGGTACTAAAGATGTAAaagagaaaaggatttttccctgGTGATACTATTTTAcagggttttaaaaaaaaatcaacaaaaaccCCAGACAATCAATATCATATTGATTTAGAATCATGAGCTTTTGCTTGCAAGCACAAACTAGTATGAAACAAAGTAACTATTACAGGCATCAAAGCAATAGGAAATGAAGTCTCATAAATCCTTCTGTCAGCATGAAAATTAAGTTTAGAAGCCTCTCCTATTCTCTAACTGTACTCTTGAACTTCTTTGGTAACTTGATTTGTATTTTTCCAGCAATAAACATCATAACAGAAGTGCTAGTACAGCATGGAATAGGTTGGATAGTTTGAACAAGATGAACACGGGGTCAGATTTTGTTAAGAGTTAAGGTTCTATATCACTCTTTGATCATATCAAGACAAAATACTCAGATAAGTTGTTGGCTTGCAGATGGCAGGAATGAATCCTAGAGTTCCAAATTTGTACAAATCTGTGGTATTTTACCTGGAAGCTTGATGGCTATTTTACTGTATCTGAGAAAAATGCATGCACAAGTCTGCTCTGTCTGCCTTCAGCTACAAATCCATCACATGCTCATAACTGTTTAGGAAAGCAACCAAGCAAATAAATGGGTCATCGAGACAGTAAAAAAATGTTAAGCCAGATTTTGATGATTTAAACCACGAATGTTTTGTTGTGTATCTGCTTGAAATGGATGTTAAAGCATAAACTGCaaatatcttaaaaaaatagACACTACTGAAAAAAACATTCCTCTTTGTATAGTGTCTTAACCAGCTTTTATAAAAACAACGTGGGTCTCgtgcattattttttatttaaataatttttaaattcacatATGGATTCATGCAAGTAAGTTTGAAAAGTGACCTTTGCTACTCCAAGTCTGCTTCCTTAAAGGAGTAGACTTGGAGTAGAGAACACTGTGGCTTGGGTGTGTGTATGGTCTGTCTAGAACCAGTGGACCATATGCCTCTTGAGGAATCCCATGGGAATGCTGGCACTTGTTTTAGCACCTCAGTGACTAAGTGCATATGGCAGTACTTGAATCTCTTGAACAAGGAACAAGAGGGGATTCAGGAGCTTTTGGTAGGCATCAGTGCttctctgcagctttggcaCTACTGAAGAACAACTTTAAGCCACTTTGATagtgaagactgaaaaattCACTAATTCTCAAAGATGAGAATATTGTGGGACATTCTTAGGATTAAGAGAAAGACAGTTCTCAAGTACAAATTCAATAGCAGGCAGTGTGGTCTGAGCTTCTTTGCACAGTTGCTGTGTATTATCATTTAAGcttgttttggggcatttgggaaTGAATTGCTTCTGTTGCTGTTTTATATGATGAAATTATTTGTGTGGTCTGAAAGCTGCACGGTTCAGTGTATTTactgtggttttatttctttcagatttcaTGTTTCAGGCTCTTGCAAAGATCTGCAGACATACATTCATGCTCTGTCTGATGCTCGGTGTGTGTTTGACATGGCTGTAAGTACCTCTGTATTCACATGCAATTGCTACAGTAGAGGAGCCATTCTATTCCAATTATATTAGCAAACCAACTACATTCTTTCCAAAAGAAATCCTTGGAAATTGAACTTTTAGTAAGGGACTAAATACTGCTTTGTGATGTGTGATAGAAGTAAAACCAACTTTGTCCTAATTGTGGTAATGAATACTGTTCCACTGACAGGCAGTAGCCTTACATTCTGATTAAATTAGTTTCCCACTTTGGGTCAAGCCTTTTTGGTATTCAAATCTCAGTCCTGTAAATACACAACTGATGCTTTTAGGTTACATTGGAGTTGAACAATTGTATGCTGGCATCTGTTGTGGTGTGAGGAGTTTGTAAACGAAACAGAGAAGACTGCAAGTCTTTTTACTCTTACTGCAGTGCCTTAGCTGTGGCTGGTAACATATGGGGGCAGTAAAACTGAGGATCTCGCTGATCTTTGTGCAAATTTGTTGCAGTGGTCTTGTCACAAAATTTGTGAAATCCTAAAATTTTGTCAGAATACACCACCTGTTCAGCAAATACTGTCTGAATATAACAAAAGCCACAAGATGGGAGTTGCTATTGCTGCGGGGCTTGCAGAGAATTGTATAACCAGCCTCTATTGACATCCCAGTGCTTTGCTTCTAGATTTAAGGGAGCTGTACTGTGCCCTTACTCCCTCATTAGATGCACTCAGCTAAATAGTTTCAAAAGCTTAAATACACAGAAAACCACAGTAAGGAGCAACAAAATCTTTTTGCTGTTGTTCGTGTACTTACATTCTGCCTATGCATTTTAGGAAGAGTTTGGCTTTAAGATGAACATGTTGGATATTGGTGGGGGCTTCACAGGTTCAGAACTTCAGCTGGAAGAGGTATGCAATGTGTTGGAAATTGAAACTCTTACTTTTGAAGAAATTGAAGTGTTTAACCTTCAAACTGCAGCTTGAATTGATAGCTGAAACATAGTTAAGTTCCATGTTAGACTGTAACTCAAGATCTCACTAGTTGGGTTGGTATTCTTGATGGATAGTGTAATCCCGTGACTTCTTTTAAATCTTGTTCATCTGGGCTGAATGCTCATTTAAGTGTGCTAGAGATTAAATTGCTATCTGAAGCAGCCTTAGCAGTAATAGTTAAAGGTTTTTCTTGACTGTTGTTGTCCAGCCAGTGACTCTTGCATGGTTTGGTGCAGGGTGCCTTAGCATGCTTTGGATTATAAACCCTGTTGCTACTGGATGAAAATTTCCAGTATTTTGCTTAGGAAAAGAAAGCTAGAGGTCTTGATTTGGCTGGCTCTGATTTTGCCTAAATGCCACCTTTAGTATGAAGTGGCACATAGGGCAGGATACCCAGTTTACACTGGTATGTTGTCTTAAACACAGGCTCCATGAATTCAGCACAGTGGAAGTGAGGAGTTGCTGACAGCAATCAGGGCTTTTCTCTCAATTCTAATGGTTCTGTTATGCATCCAAAATATTTGTTAATCTTGACATATCTGTCCTAATATATGAACATTAGTATTAAATAATTCTGTTTCTATGATACTATTCAGAACTGATCATGAAAAGGTCCTTTACCCATTCTGTGGGTTCATATGTAATTTTACATTATCTGATGTGCTGGATGGGCATTGAAGTTACTGGTGCACTTGTGAGTCTACCACAGCTTGAGCATCAGTTGTGAGAAGAGACTGTGTAGTACTCAGACTCATGGTTCTCAATCTAAGTGTTTAGCAGAATGaccagttttcttttttgttttttttttttttttataaattgtGGACCTCTGGTAAAGGCATTTCTCAGAGATTGGAGGGGCAGAGTAAGCATTTGGTGTGCTGACTGGAAGTGTCTATGTGATACATCTGTAAGCTGAGTTCATTGGCCTTACCTCTGACTTCAATTTCCTAGGTTAATCATGTCATCAGGCCATTGCTGGATGTCTACTTTCCTAAGGAATCTGGTGTTAATGTGATTGCAGAGCCTGGATGTTATTATGTTTCATCTGCATTTACACTGGCAGTGAATGTCATTGCAAAGAAGACTGTTGAGTATGATAAACTTCTTCCTTCTGGAGGTAAGGGTtggatttgttttctgtgttatGTCTCAGTACAGGTAACTGCCCTCTGTTAGTTGGGATTGACTAGTTTGTTTATATGTTTGGTGCATCCCCTAATGCTTACACTGCAATATGCCTTCTGGATTCTGACCATGTTATCTGTGTGTCTCACTGGTACTTTTGTGTGGCACTTCCTGTATCCTTACTAGGTTAAACCTATATTGGGTGCATCACAGATGCTGTGTTAGAAGGTTCTGTGTTAgaacattaaaaattatatcaCAAAGCAAGCTACTTCCCTGCTTCTCTGGATTTATATTCTTACCACTGGTTATTACTGAAAGTATTAATTTGATTAAGCCTCTCAATATTATAAATGAATTTATAATCTGATCTCATACAGATTACTCTGCTTGTAATTCTCCTATTCTAGTATATATGGAACCCCCTTGTCAGGAGACAGCAGCTGACTTAAGTTAGATTGCAAAAGGACTACTTATGACAAAACATGCATGCAAGAcaacttctttttttacttCCAGTGGAGCAAACCAGGAATGATGATGAACCAGTATTTACATATTACATAAATGATGGTGTTTATGGTTCTTTTGCAAGTAAATTGTCTGAGAAACTGAATACTATCCCAGAGGTTCACAAGGTGAGTCCTTGTATATTCTTCAGAGGTAGTCCTTTCTATCCTTGTTCTATTGAATATATATTTAACACTTCATACATATATAATTgcatattatttattaaattaacCTTCTgtatatttgaaaattattgttCAATAAACTGAAGCCTGAATTGCCTCAATCTTTTCCATATAGAAATACAAGGAAGATGAGCCTCTGTTTGCAAGCAGCCTTTGGGGTCCATCCTGTGATGAGCTTGATCAAATTGTGGAAAACTGTCTTCTTCCTGAGTTGAGCGTGGGAGATTGGCTGATCTTTGACAATATGGGTTCTGGTACCTTGGGTGAACAGTCCACCTTTAACGACTATCAGAGGCCACTGATTTACTACATGATGTCTTTCAGTGACTGGTAAGGAAACTGTCTTGGTAGTGGCAAGGTTGCTTTTGCTTCCTTCAGGAGTGTACACTTAAGAATGCCATTCAGTGGCAAATACAGAGAAATGCTGAGTGCAAGAATGTGCCTTTTTAGTTTGtggattggttttttttttgtctctgttgTTTTACTGATGAGACTAAACTGAGATCTCTGATAAAATGCCTACTTTGCTTTGGGGCTGacaaaagaaagcagaataCCTGAGTGATCTCACCTGTGTGTTCAGTGGCAGTTGTCAAGTCTTGTACTGGCTTAACAAAAGCTGTTTAACATCAACTTTTGAGCTTTCCTAATACACATATCCACAGCTTGTGTGTAGTGTTGGCACCACCGTGAGAGGGAAGGGCAGTGATGCTGTTGTGGTGATGGGGAGTGTGGTACCCCATTCCTGcacccaggcaggcagggccctgtgctcccagcctggcaagTGGCAGCATTTCCGTGGGtgccaggcactggcacagctgggctcccTCTGCTGAGCCAGGGCCAAGCCGTGCGGGGGCAGTTGGCTGCACACACTGCGTGGCGCCTGCTTTCTGAAGGGAAATTGAACCTGAAAACCTGCCGTTACATCTCTTGACCTTTTCTGCTGCAGGGATGAGATGCAAGATGCTGGAATTGCTTCAGACACATTGATGAAGAACTTCTTCTTTGTGCCTTCGTGCATTCAGCTGAGCCCGGAAGAACGCTTTTCCACTGCAGCTTAAACAGGCATTAACGCTTCAGTTAGACCTGCAGTTGCAAGTCTGTAGTTTGTCTGGTCAACATTCCAATCTGGAAGAAATGGAACAATCTTCAATTCAATTCATTCTCTtcaaaacttgaaaaaataGTAATAGTAATGGGGACCAGGCAAAACAAGCTACAGCTACAATTCAGTGGGGGGTGGGAGGGTTAGATAATGGTGTCCAAATTTAAAATCAAGTTCATTCAACCCCTGAGCGTTAAATATGCAACAAAATGGATGACTTAGTGGAGATGGAAACCCATCACTTGGGTTCTTCAACAGTTTACATACAAGTACACAGTTTTTATACTAAGGATTCCTGTTAGAAAAGTCTTGTAAAGTTATTGTCTTTCGCCCAGATATATCAAATGTCAGTGGGAGACCAGTGTGACTTCATTAGATGTTTTAGTGTATTTAGAATGTGTAAATTTGTGCTTTGAACTGTAGTTTAATAAATGTAAAATTGCATCATAGTATTTGTTGTATTTGACCTGTGATGTATCCCTTGTATGATTGCAATAAAACTTTGTGTAGATTTTACTGTTTTTCAGGCTAACTTTGGGAGGAGCTAGGCAGATAGCTATAAAGTAGGTGTATATGTGATTGATTTGAGAAGCTTTCTTTTCTCAAGCCATTGGTTTGACTTTGTGTTAAACAGTGAACATTTTAAGATTGATAAATCTGTATGAAGTGAAAGTCATGTAAGTTCCTGGAAGGCTAAAAGGCaatttttggtgtgtttttagAGCATGACCTTAGATTCAGTTTTTCACACCAACCAGCTAACCTGCACTAGGCATGGGTGTGCACGGAGAGGTTGTCCCAGCTTGTGTGCATGCAGTGCCCTGAGGCAGCATGGGTTAGTCCAATTCTGCATGTTGTCACAGAACCTTTGGCTCCTTTTTTAATAGCATTTGTTTGAAAAGTCTTAACTTTCAACTTTAGTTCTATATAGTGCTGATTCTAGGGTAGGGCTGCACAAGACTACAGAAACCTCAAATGCTCTCTTGCACTGGACTTCATTTCTGTATCCATAATGTAAAGGTAAATCAGACTGCTGCAAGTATATGTGCATTGAGTAATGAACTGCTTGAACTGGTCAGAGAATTTATTTATTGTGTTACTGCAGCCTCTCAATTTCTTCAAGGTCCTTTGCTTGCTTTCTCACTTTAACTTTCCCTACTTGAAGactggggggaggaggagaaggggctTTTAGGGTTTTGAAATAATGCACTGAGGCCTGGATCCTACCAATAGAAGGGACTTTTTGAACCCTTTAGTTGGAGGTAAAATTTATACCATTTGGCTGCAAGTGTACTTCACATGAGTGCCAGCTAggaggaaattttattttctgactctgtCAAGGAAAGGCTTTATGAAACTTAATGAACTTTTACTTGAAAGTAAATTCTCAGTTTGGATTTGTCAGAACAGTTTTACAGGCCAGTTAGGAGATAAAAAATGTCTTATGTGTTGGAGACACAGTCTTAAGAAACACTTATTACTGTAATGAAATGTACAAGTGAAAAGGGAGTAAATTAAAGGGGGAAtgtgtggtttggtttggttttggttttctggtttttttttaacctgaagTTACTAGCTGACCCATGTCAAGCAGTGATAAGCTCTTCCATTTACTGTTGAGGTCTTTCTAGACAAGACAGACTGCTGTGTGGTTTTTGACTAAATGCAACTACAGTTGCCTAAGGTTAGATAATCAAACAGGATTCTGTCATACAGTCTTTAAAAGTTGTTTTATGTTAACTTACAGAGAAGTAGAAAACAATTTCTCTATAAATGCAGCAGTGGTCAGAGCAGAAATACTTGCTGTACTTGAAGACAGTCTGCCATTAAAGCCAACCTGGAGTCTGAACACAGTATGTATTTCAGTTTGATTTGCTGCGTGCTATTGTTTATGTTGTAACTGCAGTTGGGAATTTTTACCAGCTGTGAAAGCTGGATGGTTTCTGTAGAGTACCTGGAGGTGATgtagccctgctgtgctggctgcacagctgcagcccctcctgctgccgaggctgtggcaggagcaggggtgTCTGACACGGCCGGCACACGCTGCTCCCGTGTGCTGCGATGGTCCTGCGTGGCCTGGACACttccctggcccagccctgcagcctgcctgcATTTCCTAAGGCAGATCCAGGGCTGTGGTACTGGTGTTGCCAGTTA encodes:
- the AZIN1 gene encoding antizyme inhibitor 1 isoform X1 — protein: MKGFLEDANYSIGLLDEGATLADVIDNCIYEHTHTGKKAFYVGDLGKLVRNNMQWQNVMAPIKPFYPVKCNSTPGVLEILGTLGVGFACSSKSEMALVQDLGISPENIIYTNPCKQASQIKYAAKAGINIMTCDNDIELKKISRNHPNAKLLLHIATEDITAGEEMNMKFGTTLKNCRHLMECAKELGVQIVGVKFHVSGSCKDLQTYIHALSDARCVFDMAEEFGFKMNMLDIGGGFTGSELQLEEVNHVIRPLLDVYFPKESGVNVIAEPGCYYVSSAFTLAVNVIAKKTVEYDKLLPSGVEQTRNDDEPVFTYYINDGVYGSFASKLSEKLNTIPEVHKKYKEDEPLFASSLWGPSCDELDQIVENCLLPELSVGDWLIFDNMGSGTLGEQSTFNDYQRPLIYYMMSFSDWDEMQDAGIASDTLMKNFFFVPSCIQLSPEERFSTAA
- the AZIN1 gene encoding antizyme inhibitor 1 isoform X2, producing the protein MNMKFGTTLKNCRHLMECAKELGVQIVGVKFHVSGSCKDLQTYIHALSDARCVFDMAEEFGFKMNMLDIGGGFTGSELQLEEVNHVIRPLLDVYFPKESGVNVIAEPGCYYVSSAFTLAVNVIAKKTVEYDKLLPSGVEQTRNDDEPVFTYYINDGVYGSFASKLSEKLNTIPEVHKKYKEDEPLFASSLWGPSCDELDQIVENCLLPELSVGDWLIFDNMGSGTLGEQSTFNDYQRPLIYYMMSFSDWDEMQDAGIASDTLMKNFFFVPSCIQLSPEERFSTAA